A single window of Acetohalobium arabaticum DSM 5501 DNA harbors:
- a CDS encoding hydantoinase/oxoprolinase family protein: MGFVLGIDTGGTYTDGVVMDVEEGLIYDTAKSLTTRRDLAVGINKCMNNLDEVDFDNIKMVSLSTTLATNATVEEQGCEVGLILVGFEIENELPTEHIVQVSGGHTIKGEERENLDSKEVKEAVQSMKDQVDAFAVSSYFSIRNPEHEEKVKSIIQEITDYSIVCGHELTSSLGMHERTTTAVLNARLLPIIAELIEAVKESMDNKGIDAPLMIVKCDGSLVSEEVAQEKPIETILSGPASSLIGATYLTDVEDGIVVDMGGTTTDVALLENGNPSLNEEGAMVGGWLTRVQAVDIVTIGVGGDSYVQISKDGILQIGPQRVYPLAWAIEEEEYLIDQLKEIKEGECFPINSQPTDILFFIKEPINVDLSRTETKILKIIKEEGPQTLYHLGQKLNKSTNLLFWQRLVNIGSVYRASLTPTDILHAEGELDRWNKQAAELGVEIMTSRYGTTQGEFITDVREEIYYKVALVISEMLLKDKGINFEWEQDSLAEFLLQEMFGSNQELEELIDFSAVMKLPIVAIGAPVEAYFPQIADKLNASLKIPDYSEVANAVGTVTGKVIERVEIEIKPDTGSGYIAYAPLERREFSDLTSAVEFAKEAGKEYARSQVEKSGAVDIEVMVDHDDVYISFSQSGESDDLYITSVIEVIAMGRPKLK; this comes from the coding sequence ATGGGTTTTGTACTGGGGATTGATACTGGTGGAACCTATACTGATGGTGTAGTTATGGATGTAGAAGAAGGACTAATTTATGATACAGCAAAATCTCTTACTACCCGCCGAGATTTGGCAGTCGGGATTAATAAGTGTATGAATAACTTAGATGAAGTAGATTTTGATAATATTAAAATGGTATCTTTGTCTACAACTCTAGCTACCAATGCTACTGTGGAGGAGCAGGGTTGTGAAGTAGGTTTAATTTTGGTTGGTTTTGAAATTGAAAATGAACTACCAACAGAACATATAGTTCAAGTTAGCGGTGGACATACAATTAAAGGTGAGGAACGGGAAAATCTGGATTCAAAAGAAGTTAAAGAGGCAGTTCAGTCTATGAAAGATCAGGTAGATGCTTTTGCTGTTTCTAGTTATTTTAGTATTCGGAATCCAGAACATGAAGAAAAGGTTAAGTCTATAATTCAAGAAATAACTGATTATTCTATAGTTTGTGGTCATGAGTTAACTTCTTCGTTGGGAATGCATGAACGAACAACTACTGCTGTCTTAAATGCTCGCTTACTTCCTATTATTGCTGAATTAATAGAAGCAGTAAAAGAGAGTATGGATAATAAAGGAATCGATGCTCCGTTAATGATAGTTAAATGTGACGGCAGTCTAGTGAGTGAAGAAGTAGCTCAAGAGAAGCCAATTGAAACTATCCTATCTGGACCAGCTTCTAGCTTAATTGGAGCTACATATCTGACTGATGTAGAAGATGGTATAGTAGTAGATATGGGTGGAACTACTACTGATGTTGCTCTCTTGGAGAATGGAAATCCCAGTTTGAACGAAGAAGGTGCTATGGTTGGCGGCTGGTTGACTAGAGTCCAGGCAGTTGATATTGTTACTATTGGCGTCGGGGGCGATAGTTATGTCCAGATATCAAAGGATGGTATACTCCAGATCGGTCCCCAGCGGGTCTATCCTTTAGCTTGGGCTATAGAAGAAGAGGAATATTTAATAGATCAGCTAAAAGAAATCAAAGAGGGGGAATGCTTTCCTATTAATTCACAGCCAACAGATATTCTCTTCTTTATTAAAGAGCCTATAAATGTTGATCTCAGTAGAACAGAAACAAAAATTTTAAAGATAATTAAAGAGGAAGGCCCTCAGACATTGTACCATTTAGGCCAGAAATTAAATAAAAGTACAAACTTATTATTCTGGCAACGGTTGGTCAATATAGGTTCAGTCTATCGCGCTTCTTTAACTCCTACAGATATTCTACATGCTGAAGGTGAACTGGATAGATGGAATAAGCAGGCAGCAGAATTAGGAGTAGAAATAATGACTAGTCGTTATGGAACTACTCAAGGAGAATTTATTACTGATGTCCGGGAGGAAATCTATTATAAAGTAGCATTAGTAATTAGTGAAATGCTGCTTAAGGATAAAGGAATTAATTTTGAATGGGAGCAGGATTCATTGGCTGAGTTTTTGTTACAGGAAATGTTCGGTAGTAATCAAGAATTAGAAGAATTAATAGATTTTTCAGCGGTAATGAAACTTCCTATTGTTGCCATTGGAGCACCAGTAGAAGCTTACTTTCCACAGATTGCTGATAAATTAAATGCTTCTTTAAAGATACCAGATTATTCTGAAGTAGCTAACGCCGTGGGAACTGTAACAGGTAAGGTTATTGAGCGAGTAGAAATAGAAATCAAGCCTGATACAGGCAGCGGTTATATAGCTTATGCTCCATTAGAAAGAAGAGAATTTTCCGATTTAACGTCAGCTGTTGAATTTGCTAAAGAAGCTGGAAAAGAATATGCTAGAAGCCAAGTAGAAAAGTCTGGAGCTGTTGATATAGAAGTAATGGTTGATCATGATGATGTCTATATTAGTTTTTCTCAATCTGGTGAAAGTGATGATTTATATATAACGAGTGTAATTGAAGTTATAGCTATGGGCAGACCTAAACTAAAATAG
- a CDS encoding LL-diaminopimelate aminotransferase, with the protein MTEESYIQQQFAERIGGEQFGKGDVLYKFEKIKRAKEAAKEENPEVELIDLGVGEPDWMADDGVIERLYEEAQKWENRGYADNGIFAFKEAAAEYMAEVFDVEGLDPETEINHSIGSKPALAMLPSAFINPGDITIMTTPGYPVMGTNTEGLDGEVVSLPLLKENDFLPDLNSLNEEEKERAKLLYINYPNNPTGAVANKEFFAEVVEFAKENDIIVIHDAAYAGLTFDGYEPLSFLSVPGAKEVGIEIQSLSKAFNMTGWRMAFVAGNPLVVNAFATVKDNNDSGQFKAIQQACVYALNHPEITEKTSKKYSRRHNMLVDALQDLGFEAEKPKGSFYLYVPIPKGTEDGIEFENAEEFCQYLIKEHLISAVPWDDAGSFVRFSVTFVAEGEEEEQQVIDEIKDRLSRAKFVF; encoded by the coding sequence ATGACAGAAGAGAGTTATATTCAACAGCAGTTTGCAGAAAGAATCGGTGGTGAGCAGTTTGGTAAAGGAGATGTACTTTATAAGTTTGAAAAGATCAAGCGGGCTAAAGAAGCTGCTAAAGAAGAAAATCCAGAGGTTGAATTAATAGATTTAGGTGTTGGTGAGCCGGATTGGATGGCTGATGATGGAGTTATTGAACGGCTTTATGAAGAAGCTCAGAAGTGGGAAAACCGCGGTTATGCAGATAATGGTATTTTTGCCTTTAAGGAAGCAGCTGCTGAATATATGGCAGAAGTATTCGATGTTGAAGGTTTAGATCCAGAGACGGAGATAAATCACTCTATTGGTTCTAAACCCGCTCTAGCTATGCTGCCTTCGGCTTTCATTAATCCCGGCGATATTACGATTATGACTACGCCTGGCTATCCAGTAATGGGTACTAATACAGAAGGGTTAGACGGTGAGGTAGTTAGTCTACCGCTGCTTAAAGAGAATGACTTCTTACCTGATTTAAACAGTTTAAATGAAGAAGAGAAAGAGAGGGCTAAGCTACTTTATATCAATTATCCTAATAATCCAACTGGAGCTGTAGCCAATAAAGAATTCTTTGCTGAGGTAGTAGAGTTTGCTAAAGAAAATGATATTATTGTAATTCACGATGCTGCCTATGCTGGATTGACCTTTGACGGCTATGAGCCGCTGTCTTTCTTGTCAGTACCGGGAGCTAAAGAAGTAGGAATTGAGATTCAATCACTATCCAAAGCCTTCAATATGACTGGCTGGCGAATGGCTTTTGTAGCTGGGAATCCGTTAGTTGTGAATGCCTTTGCTACTGTTAAGGATAATAATGATTCTGGTCAGTTTAAGGCGATTCAACAAGCCTGTGTATATGCTTTAAACCATCCAGAGATTACAGAAAAGACGTCTAAAAAGTATTCTAGACGTCATAATATGTTAGTTGATGCACTGCAGGATTTAGGGTTTGAAGCTGAGAAGCCGAAAGGTTCCTTTTATCTCTATGTTCCAATTCCAAAAGGAACTGAAGATGGTATTGAGTTTGAGAATGCTGAGGAATTCTGTCAATATCTAATTAAGGAACATCTGATTTCAGCAGTTCCTTGGGATGATGCTGGTTCCTTTGTAAGATTTTCTGTTACTTTTGTAGCTGAGGGAGAAGAAGAGGAACAGCAAGTAATTGATGAAATTAAAGATAGATTATCTAGAGCTAAATTTGTATTTTAG
- the dapF gene encoding diaminopimelate epimerase translates to MEFTKMHGLGNDFVMVNGFNEDIADPNQLAEAICDRHFGVGADGLVLILPSKQEEADFRMRIFNPDGSEPEMCGNAIRCFGKYLYDRDLTEKTKIRVETLAGIIVPELIIEKDQVEAVQVDMGQPGLGSTDIPITGVNKDKVIKEKLEVENEEYEITAVSMGNPHTVIFVDDADDFPVTEVGPKIEEHPRFPEKTNVEFIEVMNRSEIKMRVWERGAGVTLACGTGACGSTVASILNDYTNQKVEVHLLGGDLTIEWTEDSHVYMTGPAEEVFVGEWIK, encoded by the coding sequence ATGGAGTTTACTAAAATGCATGGTTTAGGCAATGATTTTGTGATGGTTAATGGATTTAATGAAGATATTGCTGACCCTAATCAATTAGCTGAAGCTATTTGTGATCGGCATTTTGGAGTTGGGGCTGATGGATTAGTTTTGATTTTACCATCAAAGCAGGAAGAAGCTGATTTTAGAATGAGAATCTTCAATCCTGACGGCAGTGAACCGGAAATGTGCGGAAATGCTATTCGCTGTTTTGGTAAGTATCTCTATGATCGTGACTTAACAGAAAAGACTAAAATCAGAGTAGAAACTCTAGCTGGAATTATAGTTCCTGAGTTAATAATTGAGAAAGACCAAGTTGAAGCTGTTCAGGTAGATATGGGCCAGCCTGGTTTGGGTAGTACCGATATTCCGATTACCGGAGTTAATAAGGATAAAGTAATAAAAGAGAAGTTAGAAGTTGAGAATGAGGAGTATGAGATTACTGCTGTTTCTATGGGAAATCCTCATACTGTTATCTTTGTTGATGATGCTGATGATTTTCCAGTTACAGAAGTGGGACCTAAAATTGAAGAGCATCCACGGTTTCCAGAGAAGACAAATGTTGAGTTCATTGAAGTAATGAATAGATCCGAAATTAAGATGCGCGTTTGGGAGCGGGGAGCAGGAGTTACTTTAGCCTGTGGTACCGGAGCCTGTGGTTCAACAGTGGCTTCAATTTTAAATGATTATACTAATCAAAAAGTTGAAGTCCATCTATTGGGCGGAGACTTGACTATAGAGTGGACTGAGGACAGTCATGTCTATATGACTGGTCCAGCTGAGGAAGTATTTGTAGGCGAGTGGATAAAATAA
- the pyk gene encoding pyruvate kinase: MRRTKIVCTIGPGSDDEETLSQLIDAGMNVARMNFSHGNHQEHKERIQRVRNLAAQKGKPVAIMLDTKGPEVRTGMLKNDEEVTLKEGEKFVLTTEEIEGDDKRVSVSYNDLPKDVEVGGTILIDDGLIELEIDNISDTEVECTVLNGGQLGLRKGVNLPGVSVNLPAITDKDAADIKFGIELDVDFIAASFIRKASDVLEIKRILEKDDADIKIISKIESEEGVENIDEIIEVSSGIMVARGDLGVEIPTEQVPAAQKMMIDKCNREGKPVITATQMLDSMIRNPRPTRAEASDVANAILDGTDATMLSGETAMGEYPVRSVETMAKIAQEIEESEQYAKQMAQKNMVPPRTVTDSISYSTCETAHDLGASAIITSTSSGHTARMVSKYRPYSPVIAATPNPKVCKQLALSWGVKPIVVEDTASTDDMFEVSVRGALEAGYINMGDLIVLTAGTPVGVSGTTNLLRVHIVGEAIVRGTGIGKTAFSGRVCIVDDPDEANEKMKEGDVLVTHSTDRDFVPAMKKAEAVITEEAGLTSHAAIVSLNLGIPAVVGAYDAMEMLEDGELVTVDSVRGLVYKGEANVL; the protein is encoded by the coding sequence ATGAGAAGGACAAAGATTGTATGTACTATTGGTCCCGGAAGTGATGATGAAGAGACTTTATCACAGTTGATTGATGCTGGAATGAATGTAGCGCGGATGAACTTTTCTCATGGTAATCACCAGGAGCATAAAGAAAGGATTCAAAGAGTAAGAAACTTAGCTGCTCAGAAGGGAAAGCCGGTAGCTATTATGCTTGATACTAAAGGTCCAGAGGTTAGAACCGGTATGTTAAAGAATGATGAGGAGGTTACGCTAAAGGAAGGGGAGAAGTTTGTACTAACAACAGAAGAGATTGAAGGTGATGATAAGAGAGTATCTGTTTCGTATAACGATCTTCCTAAAGATGTTGAAGTAGGCGGAACTATTCTGATTGATGATGGATTAATTGAATTGGAAATAGATAATATTTCTGATACTGAGGTAGAATGCACAGTGCTTAATGGTGGGCAGTTAGGATTACGTAAAGGAGTAAATCTGCCTGGAGTTTCTGTTAATTTACCAGCAATTACTGACAAAGATGCAGCTGATATTAAGTTTGGAATTGAACTGGATGTAGATTTCATTGCTGCTTCGTTTATTCGTAAAGCTTCCGATGTATTAGAGATTAAGCGTATTTTAGAAAAAGATGATGCTGATATTAAGATTATATCTAAGATAGAAAGTGAAGAAGGCGTCGAAAATATTGATGAAATTATTGAAGTTTCTAGTGGAATTATGGTTGCTCGGGGTGATCTAGGAGTTGAAATTCCTACAGAACAGGTTCCAGCAGCCCAAAAGATGATGATTGATAAATGTAATAGGGAAGGTAAGCCGGTAATTACTGCTACTCAGATGCTTGATTCTATGATTCGAAATCCCCGACCGACTAGGGCAGAAGCAAGTGATGTAGCTAATGCTATTTTAGATGGAACTGATGCTACAATGTTATCAGGAGAGACAGCAATGGGAGAGTATCCTGTAAGATCAGTAGAAACTATGGCCAAGATTGCTCAAGAAATCGAAGAATCTGAACAGTATGCTAAACAGATGGCACAGAAGAATATGGTGCCGCCGCGGACAGTTACAGATTCAATTAGCTATTCAACCTGTGAAACTGCTCATGATTTAGGAGCCTCGGCGATTATTACTTCTACCAGCTCTGGGCATACTGCCCGTATGGTTTCTAAATACCGTCCTTATTCTCCAGTAATTGCAGCTACACCAAATCCTAAAGTCTGTAAACAGTTAGCTTTATCCTGGGGAGTTAAGCCTATTGTAGTAGAAGATACTGCTTCTACTGATGATATGTTTGAAGTTTCAGTTCGGGGAGCTTTAGAGGCTGGATATATTAATATGGGCGATTTAATTGTCTTGACCGCTGGAACTCCTGTTGGTGTATCCGGTACTACTAATCTACTTAGGGTGCATATTGTCGGAGAAGCTATTGTACGAGGGACGGGAATCGGCAAGACTGCTTTCAGTGGACGAGTCTGTATTGTAGATGATCCTGATGAAGCTAACGAGAAGATGAAAGAAGGAGATGTATTAGTTACTCATAGTACTGATAGAGACTTTGTACCAGCAATGAAGAAAGCAGAAGCTGTAATTACTGAAGAGGCTGGTCTTACTTCTCATGCTGCTATCGTTAGTTTAAACTTAGGTATTCCGGCAGTAGTAGGTGCTTATGATGCTATGGAAATGTTAGAGGATGGGGAGCTGGTAACTGTCGATAGCGTCCGCGGTTTAGTATATAAAGGAGAAGCCAATGTTTTGTAA
- the pfkA gene encoding 6-phosphofructokinase has translation MDKIGVLTSGGDAPGMNAAVRAVTRKAIYEGLEIIGIKRGYTGVIESDFMVMDRGSVADIIHRGGTMLHSARCEEFRTEAGRKKAIEQLKYGGIEGLIVIGGDGSFKGAQLLSEESDIKVVGVPATIDNDIACTDYSIGYDTAMNTILDAINKIRDTATSHERTFVVETMGRHSGILTLMSGLAGGAESILVPEIDFSLEEVCEKLNHGYERGKLHSIILVAEGIEQDFTSSTDNNESQAFAIAEEISNRTGFETRVTVLGHLQRGGIPTAQDRILGSRLGAAAVDLLLEGETNKMVGVVHEEVKSFPIEESLTRSKDLNKEIYKLADILSL, from the coding sequence ATGGATAAAATTGGTGTCTTGACTAGTGGTGGAGATGCACCGGGTATGAATGCTGCTGTTAGGGCAGTAACCAGAAAGGCTATCTATGAGGGATTAGAAATAATCGGCATTAAACGCGGTTATACTGGTGTTATCGAAAGTGATTTTATGGTAATGGACCGCGGTTCTGTAGCTGATATTATCCATCGGGGCGGGACTATGCTACATTCTGCTCGCTGTGAAGAATTCAGAACTGAAGCAGGACGTAAAAAAGCTATTGAACAGCTAAAATACGGCGGAATTGAAGGATTGATAGTGATCGGCGGTGATGGTTCTTTTAAGGGAGCTCAGTTACTCAGTGAGGAATCGGATATTAAGGTAGTTGGAGTTCCTGCCACTATAGATAATGATATTGCCTGTACTGATTATTCTATTGGTTATGATACAGCAATGAATACTATTTTAGATGCTATTAATAAGATTAGAGATACGGCTACTTCTCATGAACGGACCTTTGTAGTGGAAACTATGGGGCGGCATTCTGGAATCTTAACCTTGATGTCTGGATTAGCTGGTGGAGCAGAATCAATTCTAGTACCGGAGATAGATTTTAGCCTTGAAGAAGTCTGTGAAAAGTTAAACCATGGTTATGAGCGCGGTAAACTGCATAGTATTATTTTAGTAGCGGAAGGGATTGAACAGGATTTTACCTCTTCAACTGATAATAATGAAAGCCAGGCCTTTGCTATAGCAGAAGAAATCAGTAATAGAACCGGTTTTGAGACGAGAGTTACTGTCTTGGGCCATCTGCAGCGCGGCGGGATTCCCACAGCTCAGGATAGGATTTTAGGCAGCCGCTTAGGTGCAGCAGCTGTTGATCTTTTATTAGAAGGAGAAACTAATAAAATGGTAGGCGTTGTTCATGAAGAGGTTAAAAGCTTTCCAATCGAAGAGTCTTTAACCAGATCTAAGGATTTAAATAAAGAAATCTATAAATTAGCAGATATCTTATCATTATAA
- a CDS encoding acetyl-CoA carboxylase carboxyltransferase subunit alpha — MANNNLEFEKPLLELEDKIKELKQFMEEKDIDLTDEIETLKHRSAQLKEEIYDELEPWQILKLARHAERPTTFDYIDLICDDFIELHGDRNFGDDQALIGGIGKIGAQPLTIIGHQKGKDTKDNLNRNFGMAHPEGYRKALRLMKQAEKFNRPILSLVNTPGAFPGIGAEERGQAEAIARNMREMGSLEVPIIVVITGEGGSGGALGIGVGDKVMMMEYTYYSVCSPEACAAILWKDAAEAKTAAKALKLTAEDLLELEIIDDIVPEPIGGAHKDFTKSGELLKEAVLDSLQEVEQLSIKEMLDQRYDKFRRIGEYNE; from the coding sequence ATGGCCAATAATAATTTAGAATTTGAAAAACCACTGTTGGAATTAGAGGATAAGATTAAAGAATTAAAACAGTTTATGGAGGAAAAGGATATAGATTTAACTGATGAAATTGAAACTTTAAAGCATCGGTCTGCTCAATTAAAGGAAGAAATTTATGATGAGTTAGAACCGTGGCAGATATTAAAGTTGGCCCGACATGCTGAGCGTCCTACGACTTTTGATTATATTGATTTAATCTGTGATGATTTTATTGAATTACACGGCGATAGGAATTTTGGAGATGACCAGGCTTTAATAGGAGGGATAGGTAAAATAGGAGCTCAACCTTTAACTATTATTGGCCATCAGAAAGGTAAGGATACTAAGGATAATCTTAACCGTAACTTCGGTATGGCCCATCCGGAAGGCTATCGAAAAGCACTACGGTTGATGAAACAGGCTGAAAAGTTTAATCGTCCTATTCTGTCTTTAGTTAATACTCCAGGAGCATTTCCTGGAATTGGCGCTGAAGAGCGCGGCCAGGCTGAAGCTATAGCCCGAAATATGAGAGAGATGGGAAGCTTAGAAGTACCGATTATTGTAGTTATTACTGGTGAAGGCGGCAGCGGGGGAGCTTTAGGCATTGGAGTTGGCGATAAAGTAATGATGATGGAGTATACATATTATTCTGTCTGTTCTCCTGAAGCCTGTGCAGCTATTCTCTGGAAGGATGCTGCTGAAGCAAAAACAGCGGCCAAGGCATTGAAGTTGACAGCTGAGGACCTATTAGAATTGGAAATTATAGATGACATAGTTCCTGAACCGATAGGCGGTGCTCATAAAGACTTTACTAAAAGTGGTGAATTGTTAAAAGAAGCTGTTTTAGATAGCCTACAAGAGGTGGAGCAGTTATCAATAAAAGAGATGTTAGACCAAAGGTATGATAAATTTAGACGAATTGGGGAATATAATGAATAA
- the accD gene encoding acetyl-CoA carboxylase, carboxyltransferase subunit beta, whose protein sequence is MFKDWFGGKKSKYVTVKRQREEDDENKKRKEKGKGQIKEELWTKCKNCGEIIFNKKLAENLKVCLECGYHFRLNAQERLNILVDEGEFKEYDKKLETTNPLDFPDYEEKLKKYQEKTGLNEAAVTGEAKIGGHEVILGIVDANFLMGSMNSVVGEKITRAIEAALDKELPLIIISGGGGGARMYEGMLSLMQMPKTSLALSRLDKAGHLYISVLTDPTYGGVSASFASLGDIIIAEADAKIGFAGPRVIKQTINKDLPDGFQTSEFQLEHGMVDKVVNRKDMKDILVRTLDIHSLRGEADGQ, encoded by the coding sequence ATGTTTAAAGATTGGTTTGGCGGTAAAAAATCTAAATATGTAACAGTTAAGAGACAGAGAGAAGAAGATGATGAGAATAAAAAGCGGAAAGAAAAGGGGAAAGGACAGATAAAAGAAGAATTATGGACCAAATGTAAAAATTGTGGAGAAATTATCTTTAATAAAAAGTTGGCTGAAAATTTAAAAGTCTGTCTGGAGTGTGGTTATCACTTTCGGTTAAATGCACAGGAACGGTTAAATATTTTAGTTGATGAAGGAGAATTTAAAGAATATGATAAGAAATTAGAGACGACAAATCCATTAGATTTTCCTGATTATGAAGAAAAGTTAAAAAAATATCAAGAAAAGACTGGTTTAAATGAAGCGGCTGTAACTGGTGAAGCTAAGATAGGCGGACATGAAGTAATCTTAGGCATTGTTGATGCTAATTTTCTGATGGGAAGTATGAACTCGGTTGTAGGTGAAAAGATTACGCGGGCAATTGAAGCTGCTTTAGATAAAGAGCTGCCTCTGATTATTATTTCCGGTGGTGGCGGTGGTGCCCGAATGTATGAAGGAATGTTATCCTTGATGCAGATGCCTAAAACCAGCCTTGCTTTATCCAGACTGGATAAAGCAGGCCACTTATACATATCTGTTTTAACTGATCCTACTTATGGAGGAGTATCGGCTAGCTTTGCTTCTTTAGGCGATATAATTATTGCTGAAGCTGATGCCAAGATTGGTTTTGCTGGTCCTAGAGTTATTAAACAGACGATAAATAAGGATCTACCTGACGGTTTTCAGACTTCTGAGTTTCAATTAGAACATGGTATGGTGGATAAAGTAGTAAATCGGAAAGATATGAAGGATATATTAGTCAGAACTTTAGATATTCATAGTTTGCGGGGTGAGGCAGATGGCCAATAA
- a CDS encoding sodium:solute symporter family protein, whose amino-acid sequence MNVTLLIVIVYIMLLYGLAWYSTKLKSGEEIVEEFFLADRGFPAYIVAAMLTGLAVGGASTIGVAESAYTQGISAGMYNAAWAVGAIVVGFTAASRLRDLTVTTIPELFGNYYDEAGRVIAVIGQIIIQIVITSLQYIAGGAILASLLPELFSVNMGALLTAIVLGGVALIGGYWGAGLTNLINVIVIYIGVIIGAIMSISKAGGISNIVANLPVGLQWFDPVAGVGIGIIIAWFIVMITQTHSTQAVVQISFAAKDGQTAKRGFILGGLIILPIGFICALFGIVAAVQFPGLEDPAMALPKVILNLPAIISGLTLAGLWASSISTTVGLLLGSSTLVVNDIWKNYIQTDITQKQEHIMSRIVVVVITALTFLLAITVEGILDTLLIGLTLTTAYTVVVLFTIFAPKLCKKSAAFWTIGTGIIFLFVWVFVPAIRIVSHPIFLAWPIAIGTFLLVSMLDKTPANIPNEVVESEST is encoded by the coding sequence ATGAATGTAACTTTGTTGATTGTAATTGTCTATATAATGTTATTATATGGGCTTGCTTGGTATTCTACAAAGCTTAAAAGTGGAGAAGAGATTGTAGAAGAATTTTTCTTAGCTGATAGAGGATTTCCAGCATATATTGTGGCTGCAATGTTAACCGGTTTGGCTGTTGGAGGTGCATCTACAATTGGCGTTGCTGAAAGTGCTTATACTCAGGGGATTTCAGCCGGTATGTATAATGCAGCCTGGGCTGTTGGAGCGATTGTTGTTGGGTTTACTGCTGCTTCACGACTAAGGGATTTGACTGTAACAACAATTCCTGAATTATTCGGAAATTATTATGATGAAGCAGGCCGAGTAATTGCAGTTATTGGTCAGATAATTATTCAGATTGTTATTACTTCTCTACAGTATATTGCCGGTGGTGCTATACTGGCTTCATTGTTACCGGAGCTTTTCAGTGTTAATATGGGGGCATTATTGACTGCTATAGTTTTAGGCGGAGTTGCATTGATTGGTGGTTATTGGGGAGCAGGATTAACTAACTTAATTAATGTTATAGTTATTTATATAGGAGTTATTATTGGAGCAATAATGAGTATAAGTAAAGCTGGAGGGATATCAAATATAGTTGCTAATCTGCCGGTTGGTTTACAGTGGTTTGATCCTGTAGCTGGAGTAGGTATTGGAATAATAATTGCTTGGTTTATAGTTATGATTACGCAAACTCATTCAACACAGGCTGTTGTACAGATTTCTTTTGCTGCGAAGGACGGACAAACAGCTAAAAGAGGCTTTATTTTAGGCGGGTTAATTATTTTACCTATTGGGTTTATTTGTGCTTTGTTTGGTATTGTAGCTGCTGTTCAGTTTCCAGGGTTAGAAGATCCTGCTATGGCTTTACCAAAAGTTATTTTGAACCTGCCTGCTATAATAAGCGGTTTAACATTGGCTGGTTTATGGGCTTCAAGTATATCTACAACAGTAGGGTTGTTATTAGGTAGTTCAACTTTAGTTGTCAATGATATTTGGAAAAATTATATTCAGACTGACATAACACAAAAACAAGAACACATCATGTCTCGTATAGTAGTTGTAGTAATAACTGCGTTAACTTTTCTCTTAGCTATTACTGTTGAAGGTATTCTGGATACTTTGCTTATAGGCTTAACTTTAACTACTGCTTATACTGTTGTGGTTCTTTTTACAATTTTTGCGCCAAAACTTTGTAAAAAGAGTGCTGCTTTTTGGACTATAGGAACAGGAATTATCTTTTTATTTGTTTGGGTTTTTGTTCCTGCAATTCGTATTGTTTCACATCCTATATTTTTAGCCTGGCCGATTGCTATAGGTACATTTTTATTGGTTAGTATGTTAGATAAAACACCAGCCAATATTCCTAACGAAGTTGTTGAATCTGAATCTACTTAG